Proteins encoded together in one Bacteroidota bacterium window:
- a CDS encoding YCF48-related protein, with amino-acid sequence MKLSLFIIVLIIFISCSKNDEYQLNNWETIYQNNDLSLFSINFLDNNNGFVLAGLSGIHGLSNWLFVLSTEDGGNSWKQITCTSYDTIHRLFPLYDIDAIFPLSKSILLATGYCVHQSNDGGKTWTNVSPLFSRIDDLHIIDSINWLVAAGTHIYRTDNAGQTWQTVYSTNFMGAFENFSFISATLGYINIGAV; translated from the coding sequence TTGAAACTTTCACTGTTTATTATAGTACTCATTATTTTTATTTCTTGTTCAAAAAATGATGAATATCAATTAAACAATTGGGAAACAATTTATCAAAACAATGATCTTTCTTTATTTTCTATCAATTTTCTGGATAACAACAATGGTTTTGTACTGGCTGGCTTATCAGGAATACACGGTCTCTCAAATTGGTTGTTTGTTTTGTCAACAGAAGATGGAGGTAATAGTTGGAAACAAATTACCTGTACATCGTATGATACTATTCATCGATTATTCCCTTTATATGATATTGATGCCATTTTCCCTTTATCTAAAAGTATTTTATTAGCTACAGGTTATTGCGTCCACCAGTCGAATGATGGAGGAAAAACATGGACAAATGTTTCTCCTCTATTTTCCAGAATTGATGATTTGCATATTATTGATAGTATTAATTGGCTCGTTGCTGCAGGCACACATATTTACAGAACAGATAACGCCGGACAGACTTGGCAAACCGTTTATTCTACCAATTTTATGGGTGCTTTTGAAAATTTTTCATTTATTTCAGCTACGTTGGGTTATATTAATATAGGTGCCGTA
- a CDS encoding alpha/beta hydrolase yields the protein MKKDVKSVRRFDLFIPLAIILLFASAFKVRAQAAQIPRDTSFTIYQTYVKQKKYFPDIKIVNPLLPKGVVAEENLVYSVLDNTPYGKRELHLDLYRLDNKKKYPAVLLIHGGGWSSGDRTQEIPMAQQIAAKGYVTAAVEFRLSPEALYPAAIHDVKAAIRWMRAHAEQYGIDGKHIAVLGCSSGGQMVNLIGATNGLKKYEGEGGNAKFSSRVQAVVNIDGISDFTVEESIANAQKAKEAHKTSADSKWLGGTYAERPEMWKEASPIYWISSKSAPVCFINSAIPRFHNGRDEEIKKLRSFHIYAEVHTISNTPHPFWFFHPWFNTTLFYTVAFLDKVLKGK from the coding sequence ATGAAAAAAGATGTAAAAAGCGTAAGGAGGTTTGATCTGTTCATTCCTCTTGCAATAATTCTTTTGTTTGCCTCTGCCTTTAAGGTAAGGGCACAAGCAGCACAGATTCCCCGTGACACATCGTTTACAATCTATCAGACTTATGTGAAACAAAAAAAATATTTTCCGGATATAAAGATTGTTAATCCTTTGCTGCCTAAGGGAGTGGTGGCCGAAGAAAATCTTGTATATTCCGTTTTGGACAATACTCCTTATGGAAAGCGGGAATTACACCTCGATTTGTATCGCCTTGACAACAAAAAGAAATATCCTGCCGTATTGCTTATCCATGGCGGCGGGTGGAGTTCGGGCGACAGGACTCAGGAAATACCTATGGCCCAGCAAATCGCGGCAAAGGGGTATGTTACGGCAGCCGTTGAGTTCAGGCTTTCACCCGAAGCTCTTTATCCTGCAGCCATACATGACGTGAAAGCGGCCATACGCTGGATGCGGGCTCATGCCGAGCAATACGGAATTGACGGAAAGCACATCGCTGTACTGGGCTGCTCATCAGGCGGACAGATGGTTAACCTGATCGGTGCCACTAACGGATTGAAGAAATATGAGGGTGAAGGAGGAAATGCAAAATTTTCCAGCAGAGTACAGGCAGTGGTTAACATCGATGGAATTTCCGATTTTACGGTTGAGGAATCTATAGCCAATGCCCAGAAGGCAAAAGAAGCCCATAAAACATCAGCCGACAGCAAATGGCTGGGTGGGACTTATGCTGAACGACCGGAAATGTGGAAAGAAGCGTCTCCCATTTATTGGATTTCCTCAAAATCGGCTCCTGTCTGTTTCATCAACAGTGCCATACCTCGTTTCCATAATGGACGGGATGAAGAAATTAAAAAACTCAGAAGTTTCCATATTTACGCTGAAGTTCATACTATTTCCAATACTCCGCATCCTTTCTGGTTTTTCCATCCCTGGTTTAATACAACCCTTTTCTATACGGTTGCATTCCTGGATAAGGTTTTAAAAGGAAAATAA